A single region of the Brassica rapa cultivar Chiifu-401-42 chromosome A03, CAAS_Brap_v3.01, whole genome shotgun sequence genome encodes:
- the LOC103855725 gene encoding probable pectinesterase 50, producing MDYISLTIVAFLVAFASPVVLATDTAPIPEDRSQIPQWFQTNVAPYSQRKGTLDPSLEAAETARQVITVNQKGGANFKTINEAIKSIPTGNKNRVVIKLAPGVYNEKVTIDVARPFITLLGQPGSETILTYHGTAAQYGTVESATLIVWSDYFLAANLIIKNTAPMPKPGAQGQALAMRINGDKAAFYSCKFYGFQDTLCDDKGNHFFKDCYIEGTYDFIFGRGASLYLNTQLHAVGDGLRVITAQARQSDTEQNGYTFVHCKITGTGTGIYLGRSWMSHPKVIYAFTEMSSVVNPAGWRENFNRGYDKTVFYGEYKCFGPGSHQEKRVPYTQDVDQNEVRPFLTLGYIKGSTWLLPPPKY from the exons atgGATTACATTTCTCTGACCATAGTTGCATTCCTAGTCGCTTTTGCCTCTCCAGTGGTTCTAGCCACTGATACAGCGCCGATTCCAGAAGACAGGTCCCAAATCCCGCAATGGTTCCAGACAAACGTTGCACCTTATTCCCAGAGAAAGGGAACCCTAGACCCCTCCCTGGAAGCTGCTGAAACAGCACGACAAGTTATCACC GTGAATCAAAAAGGAGGCGCTAACTTTAAGACAATAAACGAAGCGATCAAGAGCATTCCGACTGGAAACAAGAACCGTGTGGTCATCAAGTTGGCTCCAGGTGTATACAATGAAAAGGTCACGATCGACGTGGCGCGACCATTCATTACATTGCTTGGTCAACCTGGTTCAGAAACGATCTTGACTTACCACGGAACGGCCGCTCAGTACGGAACCGTTGAGAGTGCAACTCTTATAGTCTGGTCTGACTATTTCTTGGCAGCTAACCTCATCATCAAG AATACTGCTCCTATGCCGAAACCAGGTGCACAAGGACAAGCTCTAGCTATGAGGATCAACGGTGACAAGGCAGCTTTTTACAGCTGTAAATTCTACGGTTTTCAAGATACTCTTTGCGACGACAAAGGCAACCATTTCTTTAAGGACTGTTACATCGAAGGAACCTATGATTTTATCTTCGGAAGAGGAGCTTCCTTGTACTTG AACACGCAATTACACGCTGTTGGAGATGGATTAAGAGTGATCACGGCACAAGCTCGACAAAGTGATACCGAGCAAAACGGATACACGTTCGTGCACTGCAAAATCACTGGGACCGGAACCGGAATTTATTTGGGCCGGTCTTGGATGAGCCATCCAAAAGTTATCTATGCTTTTACAGAGATGAGTAGCGTGGTCAATCCAGCTGGCTGGAGGGAAAACTTCAACCGCGGCTATGACAA GACGGTGTTCTATGGAGAATACAAGTGTTTCGGACCAGGTTCACACCAAGAGAAGAGAGTGCCTTACACACAAGATGTTGATCAAAACGAAGTTAGGCCTTTCCTCACTCTTGGTTACATCAAGGGTTCCACTTGGCTACTTCCTCCACCTAAATACTGA
- the LOC103855726 gene encoding glutamate dehydrogenase 2 — translation MNALAATNRNFRHASRILGLDSKIEKSLMIPFREIKVECTIPKDDGTLVSYIGFRVQHDNSRGPMKGGIRYHPEVDPDEVNALAQLMTWKTAVADIPYGGAKGGIGCSPRDLSLSELERLTRVFTQKIHDLIGIHTDVPAPDMGTNAQTMAWILDEYSKFHGHSPAVVTGKPIDLGGSLGREAATGRGVVYATEALLAEYGKSIQGLTFVVQGFGNVGTWAAKLIHEKGGKVVAVSDITGAVRNPEGIDINALLKHKEATGSLNEFTGGDAMDSDELLLHECDVLIPCALGGVLNKENAADVKAKFIVEAANHPTDPDADEILSKKGVIILPDIYANAGGVTVSYFEWVQNIQGFMWEEEKVNLELQKYMTRAFHNIKTMCHTHSCNLRMGAFTLGVSRVARATQLRGWEA, via the exons ATGAATGCTCTAGCCGCAACCAACAGAAACTTCCGTCACGCATCGCGAATCCTCGGCCTGGATTCGAAGATCGAGAAGAGTCTCATGATCCCATTCCGAGAAATCAAGGTCGAATGCACGATCCCCAAAGACGACGGGACCCTCGTCTCCTACATCGGATTCAGGGTCCAGCACGACAATTCTCGCGGACCCATGAAGGGTGGAATCAGATATCACCCCGAG gtGGATCCGGATGAAGTGAACGCTTTAGCTCAGCTGATGACGTGGAAGACAGCTGTCGCGGACATTCCGTACGGTGGAGCTAAAGGTGGGATCGGATGCAGCCCTCGCGACTTGAGTTTGAGCGAGCTCGAGCGTCTTACACGTGTCTTCACGCAGAAGATCCATGATCTCATTGGTATTCACACCGATGTCCCTGCTCCTGACATGGGGACCAACGCTCAGACCATGGCTTGGATTCTTGATGAGTACTCCAAGTTTCATGGGCATTCCCCTGCTGTTGTCACCGGCAAGCCCATT GATCTTGGTGGTTCGCTTGGTAGAGAAGCTGCTACAGGACGTGGTGTGGTCTATGCCACTGAAGCTCTTCTTGCTGAGTATGGCAAATCGATTCAGGGATTGACATTTGTTGTTCAG GGTTTTGGGAATGTTGGAACATGGGCAGCTAAGCTGATCCATGAGAAAGGTGGGAAAGTGGTTGCTGTGAGTGACATTACAGGTGCAGTCAGAAACCCTGAAGGTATCGACATCAACGCTCTTCTGAAACACAAAGAGGCAACTGGAAGTCTCAATGAGTTCACTGGCGGAGACGCTATGGACTCTGACGAACTGTTGCTCCATGAGTGTGATGTTCTCATTCCTTGTGCTCTTGGTGGTGTCCTGAACAA GGAGAATGCTGCAGATGTGAAGGCTAAGTTCATTGTAGAGGCAGCTAACCATCCAACTGATCCAGATGCTGATGAG ATTCTGTCGAAGAAAGGAGTGATTATACTACCAGATATATACGCAAACGCAGGAGGAGTGACTGTGAGTTACTTTGAGTGGGTTCAGAACATTCAAGGGTTCATGTGGGAAGAGGAGAAAGTGAATCTAGAGCTACAAAAGTACATGACTCGAGCCTTTCACAACATCAAGACAATGTGCCATACTCATTCCTGCAACCTCCGTATGGGTGCTTTCACCCTTGGAGTTAGCCGTGTCGCTCGAGCCACCCAGTTGCGTGGTTGGGAAGCGTAG
- the LOC103856844 gene encoding peptide methionine sulfoxide reductase A2 isoform X2, translated as MDPSIAQEESKLLDTPASDPSSIAQEESKLLNTPTTDPSPIAQEEPQLVDQPVIVPSPIAQEPDNDVPAPGSQFAEFAAGCFWGLELAFQRIPGVTKTEVGYTHGISHNPSYEVVRTNKTNHAEVVRVQYDPNECSYETLLDLFWSRHDPTTLNRQGELVGAQYRSGIYFYTPEQEKLAHQSLENQQTKLEKKIVTEILPAKKFYKAEEYHQHYLAKGGMYGNAQSPAKSCKDPIRCYG; from the exons ATGGATCCTTCTATAGCTCAAGAAGAGTCTAAGTTATTAGATACACCTGC ATCTGATCCTT CTTCTATAGCTCAAGAAGAGTCCAAGTTATTAAATACACCTACAACGGATCCTTCTCCTATAGCTCAAGAAGAGCCTCAGTTAGTAGATCAACCTGTTATTGTTCCTTCTCCGATAGCACAGGAGCCTGACAACGATGTACCGGCACCGGGAAGCCAGTTTGCTGAGTTCGCCGCTGGATGTTTCTGGGGACTGGAGCTTGCTTTCCAGAGGATCCCTGGCGTGACTAAGACTGAGGTTGGGTACACTCATGGGATCTCTCACAATCCTTCATACGAGGTTGTCCGCACGAACAAAACGAACCATGCAGAGGTTGTAAGGGTTCAGTATGATCCCAATGAGTGCAGCTATGAGACCCTGCTTGATTTGTTCTGGTCTAGGCATGATCCCACCACCTTAAATCGCCag GGAGAGCTTGTGGGAGCTCAATACCGATCAGGGATATACTTCTATACACCAGAGCAAGAGAAACTTGCACATCAATCTCTTGAGAATCAGCAGACAAAACTTGAGAAGAAGATTGTGACTGAGATCTTACCAGCAAAGAAGTTCTACAAAGCTGAAGAATACCATCAGCACTATCTAGCTAAAGGTGGCATGTATGGCAATGCGCAATCTCCTGCAAAGAGCTGCAAGGACCCTATCCGCTGCTACGGCta A
- the LOC103856844 gene encoding peptide methionine sulfoxide reductase A2 isoform X1: MDPSIAQEESKLLDTPASDPSSIAQEESKLLNTPTTDPSPIAQEEPQLVDQPVIVPSPIAQEPDNDVPAPGSQFAEFAAGCFWGLELAFQRIPGVTKTEVGYTHGISHNPSYEVVRTNKTNHAEVVRVQYDPNECSYETLLDLFWSRHDPTTLNRQGELVGAQYRSGIYFYTPEQEKLAHQSLENQQTKLEKKIVTEILPAKKFYKAEEYHQHYLAKGGMYGNAQSPAKSCKDPIRCYG; this comes from the exons ATGGATCCTTCTATAGCTCAAGAAGAGTCTAAGTTATTAGATACACCTGC ATCTGATCCTT CTTCTATAGCTCAAGAAGAGTCCAAGTTATTAAATACACCTACAACGGATCCTTCTCCTATAGCTCAAGAAGAGCCTCAGTTAGTAGATCAACCTGTTATTGTTCCTTCTCCGATAGCACAGGAGCCTGACAACGATGTACCGGCACCGGGAAGCCAGTTTGCTGAGTTCGCCGCTGGATGTTTCTGGGGACTGGAGCTTGCTTTCCAGAGGATCCCTGGCGTGACTAAGACTGAGGTTGGGTACACTCATGGGATCTCTCACAATCCTTCATACGAGGTTGTCCGCACGAACAAAACGAACCATGCAGAGGTTGTAAGGGTTCAGTATGATCCCAATGAGTGCAGCTATGAGACCCTGCTTGATTTGTTCTGGTCTAGGCATGATCCCACCACCTTAAATCGCCag GGAGAGCTTGTGGGAGCTCAATACCGATCAGGGATATACTTCTATACACCAGAGCAAGAGAAACTTGCACATCAATCTCTTGAGAATCAGCAGACAAAACTTGAGAAGAAGATTGTGACTGAGATCTTACCAGCAAAGAAGTTCTACAAAGCTGAAGAATACCATCAGCACTATCTAGCTAAAGGTGGCATGTATGGCAATGCGCAATCTCCTGCAAAGAGCTGCAAGGACCCTATCCGCTGCTACGGCtaa